A window from Enterocloster bolteae encodes these proteins:
- a CDS encoding NAD(P)-dependent alcohol dehydrogenase codes for MKITAAVVREKGKPFQFEELDLQDPREGEVMVKIAASGVCHTDEVAQHQMIPVPLPAVLGHEGCGIVEKVGEGVTEFQKGDHVVFSFGYCGHCKSCLAGRPYACENFNAINFGGVMSDGTKRLSKNGQEISSFFGQSSFATYSVVHKNSIIKVDEDLELDILGPLGCGIQTGAGAVLNRLKPTAGSSLVVFGCGTVGMSAIMAAHLCPCKNIIAVGGNEESLVLAKELGATHTINRKKCDCIVSEIKKITEGGADYAIDTSGVPDFVKKALACVKFLGTAVVLGVTGELTIQVQEELMGEGKSLIGIVEGDSNPKLFIPQLISYYKQGKFPFDKLIRVFEFDEINEAFDASHSGKAIKALLKMR; via the coding sequence ATGAAGATAACAGCAGCAGTTGTGAGAGAGAAAGGTAAGCCCTTCCAGTTTGAGGAATTGGACCTGCAGGATCCCCGTGAAGGGGAGGTGATGGTAAAGATAGCGGCCAGCGGTGTATGCCACACGGATGAGGTGGCACAGCATCAGATGATTCCGGTACCACTCCCGGCCGTCTTGGGCCATGAGGGATGTGGGATTGTTGAGAAGGTGGGAGAGGGAGTGACGGAGTTTCAGAAGGGGGATCATGTGGTATTTTCCTTCGGATACTGCGGACATTGTAAGAGCTGTCTGGCGGGCAGACCCTATGCCTGCGAGAATTTTAATGCCATTAATTTTGGCGGTGTCATGAGCGACGGCACCAAGCGTCTGTCCAAGAATGGCCAGGAAATTTCTTCCTTTTTCGGACAATCCTCCTTTGCAACCTATTCCGTTGTCCATAAGAACAGTATCATTAAAGTGGATGAGGATTTGGAACTGGATATCCTGGGACCATTGGGATGCGGAATCCAGACAGGAGCGGGCGCTGTCCTGAACCGGCTCAAACCCACGGCCGGCTCAAGCCTGGTGGTGTTTGGCTGCGGTACAGTTGGCATGAGTGCCATCATGGCAGCCCATCTGTGTCCCTGTAAAAATATCATTGCAGTGGGCGGAAATGAAGAAAGCCTTGTCCTGGCAAAAGAACTGGGAGCCACCCATACCATCAACCGGAAAAAATGTGACTGTATTGTAAGTGAAATCAAGAAAATTACGGAAGGCGGAGCGGATTATGCTATTGATACCAGCGGCGTACCTGACTTTGTAAAAAAGGCACTCGCCTGTGTGAAATTCCTGGGGACGGCCGTGGTATTGGGTGTGACGGGAGAGCTGACCATACAGGTCCAGGAGGAGCTGATGGGCGAGGGAAAGTCCCTCATAGGCATTGTGGAAGGGGATTCAAATCCCAAACTGTTTATCCCCCAGTTGATTTCATATTACAAGCAGGGAAAGTTCCCCTTTGACAAATTGATTCGCGTGTTTGAATTTGATGAGATTAATGAGGCGTTTGATGCTTCCCACAGCGGGAAAGCCATTAAAGCCCTGCTGAAGATGAGATAG
- a CDS encoding DUF503 domain-containing protein — translation MLILSLKIKLHAPWVHSLKEKRMVVKSLLSKMRNKFNVAVAEVGEQDIHQTIVIGVAAIVSHSAQADSVMEEIRYFIEESTEAEITDMEREIF, via the coding sequence ATGCTGATATTATCATTAAAAATCAAGCTCCATGCGCCCTGGGTTCATTCATTGAAAGAAAAACGCATGGTTGTTAAAAGCCTGCTGTCTAAAATGCGGAACAAATTTAACGTGGCTGTGGCAGAGGTGGGAGAGCAGGATATACACCAGACCATTGTCATTGGCGTGGCTGCTATCGTATCGCATAGCGCCCAAGCCGACAGTGTGATGGAGGAGATACGGTATTTTATAGAAGAGAGTACGGAAGCTGAGATTACAGATATGGAAAGAGAGATATTTTAA
- a CDS encoding phage holin family protein, with protein sequence MQITDYVKPELIVVALVLYFVGMWIKQSEAVKDRYIPLINGGLGIVICGIYVLATSTCRSGQEIFMAIFTAITQGILLAGLSTYVNQIIKQIGREE encoded by the coding sequence ATGCAGATAACGGATTATGTAAAGCCGGAGTTAATTGTGGTGGCTCTTGTGCTGTATTTTGTGGGCATGTGGATTAAGCAGAGTGAGGCGGTGAAGGACAGATATATCCCCTTAATCAACGGCGGCCTGGGAATTGTCATATGCGGGATTTATGTGCTTGCCACAAGTACATGCCGGTCTGGGCAGGAAATTTTCATGGCAATATTTACCGCCATAACCCAGGGAATCCTGCTGGCAGGGCTGAGCACGTATGTCAATCAAATCATAAAGCAGATAGGCAGGGAGGAATAG
- a CDS encoding AEC family transporter, giving the protein MAEVLMKAGSFVAVIIMGNLLRRAGFFKEEDFYVLSKIVLKITLPAAIISNFSGIDLKPSMLVVTLLGFAGGILYIAVAFFMSIGKEREERAFNILNLPGYNIGNFTMPFAQSFLGPVGVVATSLFDTGNAFICLGGAYSAAVATKEKNARFSMFPVIKTLLKSIPFDAYLIMTVLSLLHVGLPAPITSFTGVIGNANAFMAMLMIGVGFKLNGDSSQPGKIVKILAARYSLAIVLALVFYFLLPFGIEYRQALTILALSPMSSAAPAFTGNLGADVGLASAVNSISVVISTVLITGTLMMIL; this is encoded by the coding sequence ATGGCAGAAGTGTTGATGAAGGCCGGATCTTTTGTGGCTGTCATAATAATGGGAAATCTGCTGAGAAGAGCAGGCTTTTTTAAGGAGGAAGATTTTTATGTCTTATCGAAAATCGTACTTAAAATAACCCTTCCCGCGGCGATTATATCTAATTTTTCAGGGATTGACCTGAAGCCGTCCATGCTGGTGGTGACACTGCTGGGCTTTGCAGGCGGGATTTTGTATATCGCCGTGGCCTTTTTCATGAGTATCGGAAAAGAACGGGAAGAACGGGCATTCAATATACTGAATTTGCCAGGATACAATATAGGTAATTTTACCATGCCCTTTGCCCAGAGCTTCCTGGGTCCTGTTGGTGTGGTGGCAACCAGTCTGTTTGATACCGGAAACGCGTTTATCTGTCTGGGAGGGGCCTACAGCGCGGCGGTGGCGACAAAAGAGAAGAACGCCAGGTTCAGCATGTTTCCGGTTATAAAGACGCTGCTCAAATCCATTCCTTTTGACGCATATCTGATTATGACCGTGCTGTCGCTTCTCCATGTGGGACTGCCGGCCCCCATTACCTCATTTACCGGAGTGATTGGAAATGCAAATGCATTTATGGCCATGCTTATGATTGGGGTGGGATTTAAGCTGAACGGGGACAGCAGCCAGCCGGGTAAAATCGTGAAGATACTTGCGGCCCGGTATTCACTGGCCATTGTACTGGCTCTGGTCTTTTATTTCCTGCTGCCCTTTGGGATAGAATACAGGCAGGCTCTGACCATACTTGCCCTCAGCCCCATGTCCTCTGCCGCACCTGCATTTACAGGAAACCTGGGGGCGGATGTGGGACTGGCAAGCGCGGTGAACTCTATATCCGTCGTCATCAGTACGGTGCTGATAACCGGGACACTGATGATGATACTGTAG
- a CDS encoding TRAP transporter large permease has product MNIAVVCGLIILVLLVVMLLAGVPIAVALAVSSICAILPVLNTGAAVLTGAQRIFSGISVFSLLAIPFFILAGNIMNKGGIAIRLINFAKLFTGSIPGALAHTNAVANMLFGAISGSGTAAASAMGSIIGPIEEEEGYDRDFSAAANIATAPTGLLIPPSNVMITYSLVSGGTSVAALFMAGYIPGILWGLACMAVIFYFAKKKGYRSTKKYSNSEKVKVFFQAIPCLLMIVIVIGGIISGIFTATEGSVVAVVYSLILSLFFYKSIKFSELPKIFLDSAEMTGIIIFLIGVSSIMSWVMAFTGIPTAVSEAMLGISNNRYVILFIINILLLIIGTFMDMTPACLIFTPIFLPICQALGMNTVHFGIMMIFNLCIGTITPPVGTTLFVGVKVGKTKIENVIKPLLLYFAAIFVVLLLVSYVPILSMWLPGLLGYV; this is encoded by the coding sequence ATGAATATAGCAGTAGTCTGCGGACTGATTATTTTGGTGCTTTTAGTAGTGATGCTCTTAGCGGGGGTTCCCATTGCGGTAGCCCTGGCAGTGTCATCCATCTGTGCCATTCTTCCGGTACTCAATACAGGAGCAGCCGTGCTTACAGGGGCACAGAGAATTTTTTCGGGCATATCCGTATTCAGCCTTCTTGCCATTCCGTTTTTCATCCTGGCAGGAAATATCATGAATAAGGGCGGTATTGCCATCCGTCTCATCAACTTTGCAAAGCTTTTTACAGGAAGCATTCCCGGCGCCCTGGCCCATACCAACGCAGTGGCAAACATGCTGTTCGGCGCCATATCCGGTTCTGGTACCGCAGCTGCCTCCGCCATGGGTTCCATCATCGGGCCTATTGAGGAAGAGGAGGGCTATGACAGGGATTTCTCTGCTGCTGCTAATATTGCCACGGCGCCAACCGGCCTTCTGATTCCTCCCAGCAATGTAATGATTACCTACTCCCTGGTCAGCGGCGGCACTTCGGTGGCAGCCCTGTTCATGGCGGGATACATTCCGGGCATCCTCTGGGGCCTTGCCTGCATGGCGGTTATCTTCTATTTTGCCAAGAAGAAAGGGTACCGCAGCACAAAGAAATATTCCAACAGTGAAAAGGTAAAGGTGTTCTTCCAGGCCATTCCCTGTCTGCTGATGATTGTCATTGTTATCGGCGGCATTATCAGCGGTATTTTTACAGCAACTGAGGGAAGCGTGGTGGCGGTGGTGTACAGCCTGATTCTTTCCCTGTTCTTCTATAAGTCCATAAAGTTCTCTGAGCTGCCTAAGATTTTCCTGGACAGCGCGGAGATGACTGGCATCATTATTTTCCTGATTGGCGTGTCCAGCATCATGAGCTGGGTTATGGCCTTTACCGGAATCCCCACAGCCGTGTCAGAGGCAATGTTAGGTATCAGCAATAACCGGTATGTGATTCTTTTTATCATCAATATCCTCCTGCTGATTATCGGTACATTTATGGACATGACGCCGGCCTGTCTTATCTTCACACCTATCTTCCTGCCAATCTGCCAGGCCCTGGGTATGAATACCGTACATTTCGGTATTATGATGATATTTAACCTGTGTATCGGAACCATCACACCTCCGGTAGGAACGACGCTGTTTGTAGGTGTAAAGGTGGGTAAGACCAAGATTGAAAATGTAATTAAACCCCTGCTGCTGTATTTTGCGGCCATATTTGTTGTGCTGCTGCTAGTATCCTATGTTCCGATTCTGTCCATGTGGCTGCCGGGACTGCTGGGATATGTATAG
- a CDS encoding TRAP transporter small permease — METMHKVRARIMQILGVFIICLFMLMTIIGTYQIVTRYFFNKPSTVSEELLTYSFTWMALLASAYVFGKRDHMRMGFLADKISGSAKKYLEVIIDLLTFAFAGVVMVYGGISITKLTMIQTTASLRVPMGYIYVIVPVTGIIIMMFSLMNAADMLHTDFGKKEDAGV; from the coding sequence ATGGAGACAATGCATAAAGTGAGAGCCAGAATCATGCAGATTCTGGGAGTTTTTATCATCTGCCTGTTTATGCTGATGACGATAATCGGGACCTACCAGATTGTTACCCGCTATTTCTTCAATAAGCCCAGTACTGTTTCAGAGGAGCTTTTAACCTACAGCTTCACATGGATGGCCCTGCTGGCTTCCGCCTATGTGTTCGGCAAAAGGGACCATATGAGGATGGGATTTCTGGCGGATAAGATTAGCGGTTCCGCCAAGAAATACCTGGAAGTCATCATTGACCTGCTGACCTTTGCCTTTGCCGGTGTGGTCATGGTTTACGGAGGTATCTCCATCACAAAGCTGACCATGATCCAGACCACAGCATCCCTCAGGGTGCCTATGGGATATATTTATGTGATTGTACCTGTGACAGGCATTATTATCATGATGTTCAGTCTGATGAATGCGGCAGACATGCTGCACACGGATTTTGGCAAAAAGGAGGATGCAGGAGTATGA
- a CDS encoding TRAP transporter substrate-binding protein: MKKVRKFIKRVAAAALAAAVAAGLTGCGSVTSGKRIIRVSHAQSETHPEHIGLLAFKEYVEERLGDKYEVQIFPNEILGSAQKAIELTQTGAIDFVVAGTANLETFAGVYEIFSMPYLFDSEDVYKSVMQDTDYMEKVYESTDEAGFRVVTWYNAGVRNFYAKTPIHTPDDLKGKKIRVQQSPASVAMVNAFGAAAAPMGFGEVYTAIQQGVIDGAENNELALTNNKHGEVAKYYAYNKHQMVPDMLVANLKFLNGLSPEEYQVFKDAAALSTEVELEEWDKSIEEAKDIAQNKMGVEFIDVDVDAFKQKVLPLHETMLKDNPKIVDLYNHIQEINEKAKGGKQDGDNA; this comes from the coding sequence ATGAAAAAAGTGAGAAAATTCATAAAGAGAGTGGCGGCTGCCGCCCTTGCGGCTGCTGTGGCAGCAGGTCTTACAGGCTGTGGCTCAGTGACTTCCGGAAAACGGATTATCCGTGTATCCCATGCCCAGTCAGAGACGCATCCGGAGCATATAGGGCTTTTAGCTTTTAAGGAATATGTGGAGGAACGGCTGGGGGACAAGTACGAGGTCCAGATATTCCCCAATGAAATCCTGGGTTCTGCCCAGAAGGCCATTGAGCTGACCCAGACAGGGGCCATTGACTTTGTTGTGGCCGGAACCGCCAATCTTGAGACGTTTGCAGGCGTATACGAAATATTCAGTATGCCCTATCTTTTCGACTCAGAGGATGTGTACAAATCTGTAATGCAGGATACGGACTACATGGAAAAGGTTTATGAGTCCACGGACGAAGCCGGTTTCAGGGTGGTTACCTGGTACAATGCAGGCGTCAGGAATTTTTATGCCAAGACTCCGATTCATACCCCTGATGACTTAAAGGGAAAGAAGATAAGGGTTCAGCAGAGCCCGGCCAGCGTTGCCATGGTCAATGCCTTCGGAGCAGCGGCAGCCCCCATGGGATTCGGTGAGGTATATACGGCTATCCAGCAGGGCGTTATCGACGGTGCGGAGAACAATGAGCTGGCCCTTACCAACAACAAGCACGGCGAGGTTGCCAAGTATTATGCCTATAACAAGCATCAGATGGTGCCGGATATGCTGGTTGCCAACCTGAAATTCTTAAACGGTTTGAGCCCTGAGGAATACCAGGTATTCAAGGACGCTGCAGCCCTGTCCACAGAGGTGGAGCTTGAGGAGTGGGATAAGAGCATTGAGGAAGCCAAGGATATTGCACAGAATAAAATGGGCGTGGAATTTATAGATGTGGACGTGGATGCGTTCAAACAAAAGGTGCTGCCTCTTCATGAGACCATGTTAAAGGATAATCCCAAGATTGTGGACCTGTACAATCATATCCAGGAAATAAACGAAAAAGCGAAGGGAGGAAAGCAGGATGGAGACAATGCATAA